The following proteins are encoded in a genomic region of Cellulomonas sp. ES6:
- the dxs gene encoding 1-deoxy-D-xylulose-5-phosphate synthase, which translates to MGLLDRIDSPADVRALSHPQLRTLSAEIRAFLVDQVSRTGGHLGPNLGVVELTLALHRVFDSPRDTLVFDTGHQAYVHKLLTGRRDFGRLRHRGGLSGYPSRAESEHDVVENSHASTALSWADGIARADALAGRDDRHVVAVIGDGALTGGMAWEALNNIADGTDRRLVVVVNDNGRSYAPTIGGLALHLDALRTTRGYETVLSWGKRTLKRSGPPGRLAYDALHGLKKGIKDVVAPQGMFEDLGLKYIGPVDGHDVADVEFALQRARAFGGPVIVHVITEKGRGYSPAEQDVADRFHAVGQIHPETGLPVAPSRFGWTGVFADEVVRIGRRRPDVVALTAAMLNPVGLAPFAAEFPDRTFDVGIAEQHAVTTAAGMAYAGLHPVVAVYATFLNRAFDQVLMDVALHRAGVTFVLDRAGLTGDDGASHNGMWDLAVLGVVPGLRLAAPRDGDTLRAALRAAVDVDDAPTVVRYPKGALPDPLPAVDEVDGVDVLARHGGTADPAVPGDPASRSVLVCAVGAMAPTALALGELLAAHGLRVTVVDPRWVLPVPAALVKLVGEHDHAVTLEDGVREGGIGSALALRTRDAGIGTPVQAFGVPRRFLEHASRDELLTSLRLTAPDIARDVLAALATP; encoded by the coding sequence ATGGGACTGCTGGACCGGATCGACTCGCCCGCGGACGTGCGCGCCCTGAGCCACCCGCAGCTGCGCACGCTCAGCGCCGAGATCCGCGCGTTCCTGGTCGACCAGGTGTCGCGGACCGGCGGGCACCTCGGCCCGAACCTCGGCGTCGTCGAGCTCACGCTGGCGCTGCACCGCGTGTTCGACTCGCCGCGGGACACCCTGGTGTTCGACACCGGGCACCAGGCGTACGTCCACAAGCTGCTGACCGGCCGGCGCGACTTCGGCCGGCTGCGCCACCGCGGCGGGCTGTCGGGCTACCCGAGCCGCGCCGAGTCCGAGCACGACGTCGTCGAGAACTCGCACGCGTCCACGGCGCTGTCCTGGGCGGACGGCATCGCGCGGGCCGACGCGCTCGCCGGGCGCGACGACCGGCACGTGGTCGCGGTGATCGGCGACGGCGCCCTCACGGGCGGCATGGCCTGGGAGGCGCTCAACAACATCGCGGACGGCACGGACCGCCGGCTCGTGGTCGTGGTGAACGACAACGGCCGCTCGTACGCGCCGACCATCGGCGGCCTGGCCCTGCACCTGGACGCCCTGCGCACCACCCGCGGGTACGAGACCGTCCTGTCCTGGGGCAAGCGGACCCTCAAGCGCTCCGGGCCGCCCGGGCGGCTCGCGTACGACGCCCTGCACGGCCTGAAGAAGGGCATCAAGGACGTCGTCGCGCCGCAGGGCATGTTCGAGGACCTCGGCCTCAAGTACATCGGCCCGGTCGACGGGCACGACGTCGCGGACGTCGAGTTCGCGCTCCAGCGCGCGCGGGCGTTCGGCGGCCCCGTCATCGTGCACGTCATCACGGAGAAGGGCCGCGGCTACAGCCCCGCCGAGCAGGACGTGGCGGACCGGTTCCACGCGGTCGGGCAGATCCACCCGGAGACCGGCCTGCCGGTGGCGCCGTCGCGCTTCGGCTGGACGGGCGTGTTCGCGGACGAGGTGGTGCGGATCGGGCGCCGGCGCCCCGACGTGGTCGCCCTGACCGCCGCGATGCTCAACCCGGTCGGCCTCGCGCCGTTCGCGGCCGAGTTCCCGGACCGGACGTTCGACGTGGGTATCGCCGAGCAGCACGCCGTCACGACCGCCGCGGGGATGGCCTACGCGGGCCTGCACCCCGTGGTCGCGGTGTACGCCACGTTCCTCAACCGGGCGTTCGACCAGGTGCTCATGGACGTCGCGCTGCACCGCGCCGGCGTGACGTTCGTGCTCGACCGCGCGGGGCTCACCGGGGACGACGGCGCCAGCCACAACGGCATGTGGGACCTGGCGGTGCTCGGCGTCGTGCCGGGGCTGCGCCTGGCCGCGCCGCGCGACGGCGACACGCTGCGGGCCGCCCTGCGCGCCGCCGTGGACGTGGACGACGCCCCCACGGTCGTGCGGTACCCGAAGGGCGCGCTGCCGGACCCGCTGCCGGCGGTCGACGAGGTGGACGGGGTGGACGTGCTCGCCCGCCACGGCGGCACCGCGGACCCGGCCGTGCCGGGCGACCCGGCGTCGCGGTCCGTCCTGGTGTGCGCCGTCGGGGCGATGGCTCCCACCGCGCTCGCGCTCGGCGAGCTGCTGGCCGCCCACGGGCTGCGGGTGACCGTGGTCGACCCGCGGTGGGTCCTGCCCGTGCCGGCCGCCCTGGTCAAGCTGGTGGGGGAGCACGACCACGCGGTCACCCTGGAGGACGGCGTCCGCGAGGGCGGCATCGGCTCGGCCCTCGCGCTGCGCACCCGGGACGCCGGCATCGGCACGCCCGTGCAGGCGTTCGGCGTCCCGCGCCGGTTCCTCGAGCACGCGTCCCGCGACGAGCTCCTGACGTCCCTGCGCCTCACGGCCCCGGACATCGCGCGGGACGTCCTCGCGGCCCTCGCCACCCCCTGA
- a CDS encoding glycogen debranching N-terminal domain-containing protein — protein sequence MELQPLLHDLLVAVHAPTQAWSDRDGQIGLVGGRGAQGVYHGDVRVVSGARLTVSGAVPEAVSSGADGPGRARAVLLPRTVDGPGADPTARLERLREVSPGAVTETLTLSCSTPAPVAARLEIVVTPDGTPMDRIKSGAAVTAPPAAEPVAGGVRWRADDEVTAELVAPGARVEVAADGTVRLAWDVEATTGAPATVGWTVTVTDAGGVVTAPRRAEPEWAPLHVEAADRRLPALLDQALGDLATLRMSARFAPDDVFLAAGAPWFFTLFGRDSIWAARMLLPLGTELAAGTLRTLAALQGTTTAPATAEQPGKILHEVRRAELSMPGEGTVLPPVYYGTVDATPLWVCLLHDAWRWGMPDAEVEALLPALERALTWMSDHGDSDGDGFLEYADETGHGLANQGWKDSGDSVQWRTGELATGPIALAEVQGYAHEAALAGAALLDAFGRPGAARWRAWAAGLADRFRASFWTADERGRYPGIALDADKRVVDTVTSNIGHLLGTGILTAEEEALVAARLTGPDMDSGYGLRTMSTDSAGYWPLRYHGGAVWPHDTAIVVQGLARAGHAREAAALAEGLLAAAQGFDDRLPELYGGDPRGTVPQVVPYPAACRPQAWSAAAAVSVLGAALGLRPDVPGGRLDVRPPAPAPLGAVAVEGLRLAGRPLAVRVGADGRAEVATDAPVEVRTA from the coding sequence ATGGAGCTCCAGCCCCTGCTGCACGACCTGCTGGTCGCGGTGCACGCCCCGACGCAGGCGTGGTCCGACCGGGACGGACAGATCGGCCTGGTCGGAGGACGTGGCGCCCAGGGCGTCTACCACGGCGACGTCCGGGTGGTCTCCGGCGCCCGGCTCACCGTCTCGGGCGCCGTGCCGGAGGCGGTCTCCTCGGGCGCTGACGGGCCGGGTCGGGCGCGCGCGGTGCTCCTGCCGCGGACCGTGGACGGCCCCGGGGCGGACCCCACGGCCCGGCTGGAGCGCCTGCGCGAGGTGTCGCCGGGCGCCGTGACCGAGACGCTCACGCTGAGCTGCTCGACGCCCGCGCCCGTCGCGGCACGGCTGGAGATCGTGGTCACGCCCGACGGCACGCCGATGGACCGCATCAAGTCCGGCGCCGCCGTCACCGCGCCGCCGGCGGCCGAGCCGGTCGCGGGCGGCGTGCGCTGGCGGGCCGACGACGAGGTGACCGCCGAGCTGGTCGCGCCGGGCGCCCGCGTCGAGGTCGCCGCGGACGGCACGGTCCGCCTGGCGTGGGACGTCGAGGCGACCACCGGCGCGCCGGCGACCGTGGGCTGGACCGTCACCGTCACCGACGCGGGCGGTGTGGTGACGGCGCCGCGCCGCGCGGAGCCGGAGTGGGCCCCGCTGCACGTCGAGGCGGCCGACCGCCGCCTGCCGGCGCTGCTCGACCAGGCGCTCGGCGACCTGGCGACGCTGCGGATGTCCGCGCGCTTCGCCCCCGACGACGTGTTCCTCGCCGCCGGTGCGCCGTGGTTCTTCACGCTGTTCGGACGCGACTCGATCTGGGCCGCCCGGATGCTGCTGCCGCTCGGGACCGAGCTCGCGGCGGGCACCCTGCGCACGCTCGCCGCGCTGCAGGGCACCACGACCGCCCCGGCGACCGCCGAGCAGCCGGGCAAGATCCTGCACGAGGTCCGGCGCGCCGAGCTGTCGATGCCCGGCGAGGGCACCGTGCTGCCCCCCGTCTACTACGGCACGGTGGACGCGACCCCGCTGTGGGTGTGCCTGCTGCACGACGCCTGGCGCTGGGGGATGCCGGACGCCGAGGTCGAGGCGCTGCTGCCCGCGCTGGAGCGGGCCCTCACCTGGATGTCGGACCACGGCGACTCCGACGGCGACGGGTTCCTCGAGTACGCGGACGAGACCGGGCACGGGCTGGCGAACCAGGGCTGGAAGGACTCGGGGGACTCCGTGCAGTGGCGCACGGGCGAGCTCGCGACCGGGCCGATCGCCCTGGCCGAGGTGCAGGGGTACGCGCACGAGGCGGCGCTGGCGGGCGCGGCGCTGCTCGACGCGTTCGGGAGGCCGGGGGCGGCCCGCTGGCGCGCCTGGGCCGCGGGGCTGGCCGACCGGTTCCGGGCGTCCTTCTGGACCGCGGACGAGCGGGGGCGCTACCCGGGCATCGCGCTCGACGCGGACAAGCGGGTCGTCGACACGGTCACCTCGAACATCGGGCACCTGCTCGGGACCGGGATCCTCACCGCCGAGGAGGAGGCGCTGGTCGCGGCGCGGCTCACCGGGCCGGACATGGACTCCGGGTACGGGTTGCGCACCATGTCGACGGACTCCGCCGGCTACTGGCCGCTGCGCTACCACGGAGGAGCGGTGTGGCCGCACGACACGGCGATCGTCGTGCAGGGGCTCGCCCGCGCCGGGCACGCCCGCGAGGCCGCCGCGCTCGCGGAGGGCCTGCTGGCCGCCGCCCAGGGCTTCGACGACCGGCTGCCTGAGCTGTACGGCGGCGACCCGCGCGGCACCGTCCCGCAGGTCGTCCCGTACCCGGCCGCGTGCCGGCCCCAGGCGTGGTCCGCGGCCGCCGCGGTGTCCGTGCTGGGCGCCGCCCTCGGGCTGCGGCCCGACGTCCCGGGCGGGCGGCTCGACGTGCGGCCGCCCGCGCCCGCGCCGCTGGGGGCCGTGGCCGTGGAGGGGCTCCGCCTGGCCGGGCGGCCGCTCGCCGTGCGGGTCGGCGCGGACGGCCGGGCCGAGGTCGCGACCGACGCGCCGGTGGAGGTCCGCACGGCCTGA